GTACCATTTGTTGGAAACTTTATATTGTATAGTTCTTTTGTAATGTATATTGTGGACCAGAAACTATATCTGGGCTGAGTCCAAGTGCTGGTACACTTTTCGTTCGCCATGTACAGTTTCAGGTTGAATTCGTTTCAGtctgaaattttaaacattttcttgacTCTCATTATCTACGTCTATCGCTTGGAAAAAATATAGCTGTAGATGAAGACAAGAAAACATAACAAATAATGGTTACtaccaataaaatttattttttaaatacaatcacagaaataaaacttaaaagtgaaattgatcccaatttatatataattaatttttCCTCTACATATACACGAAGAATTATTATTGAATTGACTTTTTAAAGTATGTTTGTACATATACACACACtattattatttaattgattttttgaaGTACATTTGTGATGAATTATCATACCTTAGTAGTTTAAATGGTACAATAACAGCATATTTTTGTATACAGGTGATTAAATCATCTGTCTTTAGATTTAATTCGAAGGTTCATTTATATTTCAGAGTATATGCATGTAATAATATCCTATAATATTGTGTTTATTTTGGAAAGTAATGTAAAGCTAATTAATGTAAAATACTAAATGAGATTACCCACAATGGGACAAAACAATAAAACTGCCAATATCACGATAAATCACGAGTATTTCACACACTCCGTCGTTTATTAGACCAAATGTCCGACACGACGATACTGTGGTACTTGTATAAGCATAGTGTGTTTTCTGTTGTAGACACCCTTCTGGATGATACGTTGAATGTGGTTCTTTGTCATGCCCATAGTCAGCAGGTATGGCGTATGAAAACATCAATGACATGCCAATGAGTCCCGCCGCTTTATCGGCGAGAATACGTACAGTTGGTCTTACGCGAAACAACACCATAGCATTCAAGCTGGTTCGTATACAGACATAAGAACAATGGTCAAAGACTTTATCAACTATTACCAACAATTTCAAATGACGTTTGGTCAATTATTTCGATACACAAAGACCTCCTAGGTTCCAAGAATGTTAAATACTTAggatgatatttacattattatcttAGAGGACCATGTGTTAGACTGGCTAGAgtcaaatatgttatcctctttaaataaagttgtttatcattattattattattattattattattattattgtaaagtcagaaaattatttctaacgtttgcaattatatttgaataaaacatccAGCAAAGACACAGATGTGTAATTTCTCAAAGCATTGAACGTTCCaatcatttagaaaatattaaaattgttttcgaaaGCAAATATTTCTTGTACCGATCTTATTGATAAAAGGCATTTAGACCTACAATACATTGGTATTTCATTCCATTTCTTTAACAGCTATTCAGGGTGTTGTGTCTAATTATTGCCAAACAGTAGAAAGATGAACATCTCGAATATATTAAAGATTTATTCATGTCGTTTTAATGAGTTACAATAATTAAATATCTACAAACTACTTTTGTGTATATATTGCGCTGAGATCACATTTACGAATGAATTCACCAAAACGAGCTGCACAAGCACTTGAACCAAATTCCGTCACAGGTTCTACACGCGGAATATTTTTCATTACTTTCAATGTAGCCGCTGGCATTTCTCTATGATCAGGAATATGAATAATAGATCGAGCTTCAGTTGAACGGTTTTGTTGCCGGTTtccattgtttaacgaagaaatACCTAAAACGGGCGTTTCTCGAACACCATTTCTGGAATTTCCGATGAGTCCATTCGAGTGTTTTATCAATGACACGAAATATTCAAATCTTAAAGAAGGTAAATATCTGAAATGAGGATTGTGTTTGAACTGCATGTATTCTTTCAAAATGGTTTCATAATTAGTACCATTATTGCATTTTATAACAACGAAATTAATTTCTGACGCAATGCAACACTGGACGACATGTTTGATTACATTTGGATCAAAACTGATGGTAACAGGATGATAAAGTAAAACCATGAAATCCTGTTCTTCATAAATGATGTCGTAACGTTTCTTAACgtctgaaaatgaaacatttttatctAACCAGGCATCAACTTCAGGAGATCCGACCACGTGTATACGCGCCTTCATTTTCTCCCAGCTGTAACAGTCGAAGACGTGAACATTTATTTGAGACCAAGTTCATGTGCGCCAACTTTGTTATTGCATTACTCAAGATTCATCAATAGTACCGCTTAACTCACCTCCTTCAATatgacataattttatgttttcaagcACCGCAACGGCAGTACAGGCAAGACTTTCAATTCGGTCTCCATGTACATAAACCATATCGACTGAAGGGTGTAGCGAACGCTTAAATACATCCGCATCGATTTTGATTTGTTCGGTCTAAACACAATTTTTGCATGCGtagatgaaaacatttttactatttccGTATAGGTAGAACCAAATTCCTCTTGTAAATGCATTCCAGAAACCCATATTGTAACTGAAATGTCTGCTTTTAATGCTTCGAGTATCAAtgtgacatttttgaaaaatcagaaataCTAAATCACGAGTTGAATTCCCTGTCTTTACTTCTTCGCTACTGTCAGATTTCCAATACACAGTTTTAAATGGTtggttttcatattttcattttttaccacAGCGATTTTAATTTTCGAAACTCCCATTCAGTGTCAGTTATTGGTACGTCATCAGCAGTTTTAGAATTAATCTTTGCCACTACATTTTCGGGTGAAATTAAAGAATCCTTTTCAAATGAACATGTATACACTAGTCGTTTTCCGAGGTTTTGATGCATGCATACTCGGAAGGCTGAATGCATTTGATGCCAGTTCTGAGTCAATGCGACGTACTTCTCTAACGAGCATTGTAATTCGCTCATATCTAAAGATGCAATGAGGTCAGAacctttcatttgtttatttaatgTTACGTGTTTTTCAACAACTTCACTTCCCAATGTGACAGCTGCAAGGGTCAATGGTGTTCCTTGATCGTGACCTGAAAACCCTATTTTAATATTTGGAAACATCATTTGGTACGTACGAATGACATTTAATCGGACCTCATTGTCTGGTACTAGATAACTAGATGCACAGTGCAATAATGTTAAATCATGATTATGTTTTAACACTGCACGTACAATTTTTTCTACCGTCCTCAAATCCGACAGGCCGGTAGAAAGTATCACTGGTTTCCGCTTTTTTTGCAACATATTCGATTAATTCGAGATTGCCAATATCTCCGGAGCCTATTTTGTAAAACGTAATGTCAAGCGTTTCTAAAAGATCAAAAGATGGCTTATCGTGACCACTGGCTATAAATTTTACAATTGCTTTTTTATAACTTTGCAGGGCTTTAAAGTCTTGCATAATTTCAAAGCATTCCGATGATTCCCGTATATTTCACCAAAAGAATTTTTTGTTACATAGGGACTATGCAAGACCTCTGGTGTAAAACGTCCGTCTGGACCAAATCTTGTTTCTGGAGTTTTACCAAATCTACACCGGTGTCTTTACATCTACGGATAAGTTTTTTGGCAATGTTTACATCTTCCTGATGATTATATCCAATTTCAGCAAtaatttttgtttccttttgcTGAAATTGCTCTTTCGCATTTATATGCAATGCGCCACACATATTTAGATATGAATCAATGGACTTGATACCACATTGCTCTAAAATGTCTATGTGGTGCTTATGCTTCAGGATAATTCCACTCACATACAGGTCATCTAATGataacatgtttttaattttggtaaGTTTTCTAACAAACTAAAGTGCATCATGTTTCAAAGCTTGCCGAAAACTCCGGTTCAAATAACTGACCTATTTCATCGTTTTTCACAACATTTCCGTTAATATATAACCCAGTTGCAATCCCAGTACCAAACACTAACAACATTATATTCTTCTGCTGTAAATTATTCTTGCGAACCAATTCCATCACTCAGTCTGCACAATCGCCGTCGTTTTGCATTTTAATGAGTTTTCCATCAACACACTTTGGGAAAATAGTTCCCTTCCAGAAAGGCATTAATTCTGATGCATCCGATACAACATAGTGGCCTTGCTTCTCTGCAATAATGCCAGTAGCACTAATAAATATTTCGAAGTCGTCTATTTGTTTTATCTGGTCTAAAATAAACTCTTTAAATTGGTCTTTTGAACCACATAAAGTTTTAGTACACCATTGTTCAACGCGGTTTTTGTATTTTAAACGAACGTAAGTTCCATCGATGTCTATAACGGTAGTACTTGAGCGATAAAGCAATGCGGAAGCACATGCAAAATCTTCTTCTGTATCAATACCACACACGGCATATGGAACCACCATGGTACGACACTGAAACGTTGGGAttgattttgttttgataaaatcagcTACATGAATCACATATATACTACCATCTTCGGCAAATATCTTCAAGTCTTGGCGTGACACTATTGTTGTCCACAATGGAACGTTGTCCTGATAGAGATAAACATGCGCTGGTTGCACACTGACGCAACCTTTATTAGACACGCTATGTCGCAGCGCTTCTTCTATATCTTTGTACGTAGTTGTCGGCGAGGTTGCTTGTAGCACAACCACTGTAGCAATATCCGAGTGAGGTTTTACAAATTCCATAAGAACGTCTGCCGTCGTTGATTGGTCTGTAGCCGATACTTCTGATCGTTTGTGTATTTTCACGTCTGGATGAGTCAGTTATGCATAATGTTCGCCGTCTGTTGAAACCCATACCTCATTCAAGGAAGATATTTTTAGTGCTTCAAATACGACATAATGAAACAGAGGTTTACCGTTAAATAAACGTATATTTTTATGTGGAACACCTTTCGATCGCGAACGGATAGGAGTGAAGGAGACTATCAGTACAAAGTGACGTACACTATTCCTTCAAATAAACATATACAAGTTAACAGGTTTAGACACACACTATTGCTCTTCGTTGTTTGAATTGAGTATTTATGCCctccaaatacatgtatatcagaaaGAGTTTCATTGATATTGATAATCCAGTATTTAAGACAAGACCTGCAATGACGGAGAACgcacaaaacaaaatacaaaaatatcaatatactggcccggttccagaaatattatATGGGGTGGGGTGTGGGGGAACCAGTTTAGAACAAAGGCGTCACCGGCGAGGTGCATAGCGCCGATAGCGTGTAGGTACAGGAAGGTGGCCTCTGTCCGTATTTGAGGGAAGAGTGGGGTGCATGTTTTGGTCTAGATTTCGAGTACCGGATGGGTACTTCCCTCATTTTAGGGGGATCAGGGGGTTCtcccccctggaaaattttgaaatacaggtatgaaatgctggaCTCTAGTGCATTTTTCGGTCTAAATTGTGATGTATGGGAGGGACTATCTCTGTCATTTTAGTTGGGGTCATGAAATTTTGTTGGTGGCCtttggtgcattttttgtctaaatgATGAGGTACTGGAGCGGTACCCTCCtcattttagggggtcagggggTTTTCCCccatgaaatatttgaaatataggtatgaaatggtggtctctggtgcGTTTTAGAtcttaattttgagaaaatacgatttctttgccaaaatagttgggttcatcttgatgacaatatgtcacttctcggccaactggtggtgggggggggggggggggagggagggcacgggccccctcggcCCGGGCCTGGATCTGGGCCTGATATATTGTTGATGTCTGAAACGACATTGCCATACTCAACTCACAGTAGGAGGACAATATTTTAATACTACGTGTTGTGATAAGTCTTGAGCGGAAAACCAACATATCAGGTAAAACAGTTTACTGCCAGAAGATGGGATACCGTCACGTGATTTTACCAAAATGAAACGTAATTATACTTTTAAACACccaacatatatattttgtttagtaGTATTTCTTTTGGTGCATTCATTCTTCAAAATAGACTTACGAATTTTATTAAATCACAACTGTCACAAATTTGAATTTCCCGGGAGAGGCTTAAATGTAACAACCTCGGAAAGCAGAAAATTGTAAACAGAACTAGCACACGGTTTTGTTTATCAGTAAGAATACTGCAGTGAAAGATAATTCACCACAAGATGTAAAGACATTCACATTCACCTATTCTGTTTAGTATTTATTTACCTGCTTTTTAACACTTCTGTCTTTATGAAATAACACTATACTCagaaaatgaattacatttatGTTGTGCatcattaaaattaaaacttattataAAACTAGTATATGCAGTACATAAGTGTTTATTTACTTAAGTGTGTGttagataaatatgttattttttttggtCTGTTCTGTTTctacaataattttatttccattttacctTCTAAATGCATTATTTTCTACCTGGAATAATCTGGCATAGTCTAATTGCAAAGTGCCACAATCTTATCAGTAAATTTGATGCCATGACTGTGTATTTGTACGGTCTTCCTTTATTGCCTTTTATCTGGACTTTCTTGATAATTCGGTGATGGAAGCAGGCCTCAAAAATATTCTccaaattttcattaaatgtcttgACACTGTGTTTCACAGTCCTTGTGTTTTTCGGGTTTATAATACTGAAATATGGATAACGAAAATAGTCAACCTCCACTCAAGGAAATTTGTGAGGAGTTAAGGAATGAACTATCGAAGCATTATCCATCTGAAACAAGAAAGAAAAGGAAATTAGCTACCCTTAAGCATAAATAAACAACACCTCTTCTTAGAGGCAGACTGGGTTATCATTATAAAAGTTAAATTGAAAAAATCAAACGACTCAACAAGATCGACAAATTAAATGGGTTTCTTAGGGAAGGAAAACTCAATTCAGTCTCAAAATTTCAATTACTAAAAATGATCCTAGATTTCTTTCTTTAAGATCAATATTTATGATGATACAAACACATAAACTTATTAACGATGATGCAGAATACCAGTATATTACTGACGAAAAAGCACAGGATGAAGTATTGTTCATAGGTATAATCTTTTTGGTTGACAAACCCGTCAAGCACTGAAAGTGTACAAAATATTTACGAATTGAAGACAGCAGGCTTATCCACCATGCTGCGTCTGTTTTAATGAAGTGTGACTATGCTTCTCATACATTAGATGGAAAATTCTTAGCAAATGTTAGATTTGCACATTGCTACTTTTCTTCAGGAATTCTTCCTAATCAGCTAAGAAAATTATGTTCTTCCAATATTGGTGAAATGGAAGAACAATATCTGAAACAACTACAAGGGACATGTCATGTTATAGTTGATAACAAAACGAACGAAAAAGGTACTGAGGTAGACATAGCCTTGTCAGTGGTATCATTGTCTAATGATGTGTATTCAATAGGCATCAAGATGCTTACGGAATAGAATGCAGCATATACATGTTGTTTGTCTATTGCAAAATGGTATAAATTTGTTAGGCATTGAAAAGACAGATGATGTGTGTTCTCAAAAACAAGGGCTGATCGGTATGAAATGGATTTACGAGTAACTTGATAACCAGTCTTGTCCAGTGGAAGTACCTGCACATGACAATAACAGTCAAATATTTAACTTTGTCAGGGAAGAAAGAATGCCAATCAAGAATGCACTTGACACATGGCATATGTCAAAATCTATCACAAAGATGGCAAAACAGATTACATGtgatcaaagaaaataaaatctgtaaaaagatcctttggaagcaaagaatgcaaccaagaagaatagtagcagactcggtttgattgagtctgttcatgagaggtaatgaaatttgcaacacccatcacgccccctagcaccggcttaagcggaactctattacacatatgttgaatggactccatgactttttacagccgccacacggcacttaaagattgctgttgtgatagttaaaaaCATA
The window above is part of the Mercenaria mercenaria strain notata unplaced genomic scaffold, MADL_Memer_1 contig_4758, whole genome shotgun sequence genome. Proteins encoded here:
- the LOC128554150 gene encoding UDP-N-acetylglucosamine 2-epimerase-like; amino-acid sequence: MKARIHVVGSPEVDAWLDKNVSFSDVKKRYDIIYEEQDFMVLLYHPVTISFDPNVIKHVVQCCIASEINFVVIKCNNGTNYETILKEYMQFKHNPHFRYLPSLRFEYFVSLIKHSNGLIGNSRNGVRETPVLGISSLNNGNRQQNRSTEARSIIHIPDHREMPAATLKVMKNIPRVEPVTEFGSSACAARFGEFIRKCDLSAIYTQK